One Synechococcus sp. Nb3U1 genomic window, AACTCTCGGATCAGATGCGCAAGGCGTTGATCGAGGGGGCGACGGGCACCAATGAGCTAACCCAACGGGATACCCTTAATACGCTGTTGTCAGGGTTGCAGCCCAAATCCCACAAGCTTTTTGGGTTGCTTTGAGGAGCCTAGACCTCGCAGCCAGATTCCGGTATCCTTCAGGCCAATCCAAGCGAGCCTAAAACTGATTTAAATTGATCCCAGCTTCACGGGCCATAGCCCCGATCCCTTTGGCTTTCAGGGTTTTGAGAGCCTTGGTGGAAAGGCGCAGGCGCACAAAGCGGTTACCCTCTTCCCACCAGATACGTTTCCACTGCAAATTAACCTCTTGCAGGCGCTTGGTGCGTCGGTGGGAGTGGGAGATGGAGAAAGCGTTGTTGCGCTTCTTATCAGTCAGTTGGCAGCGACGCGCCATTGGCTCGGGGTGAACTCAGCTTCGCTATCTTAAGGCATCTTTTTGCCTGGCAGCAAGCTGAAGTTGACTTTGCAGCTGGGCCAGCTCGGCTTTGAGTTGATCAAAGGTTTGCTGGCAATGATTGACGCTTTTCAGAGGTAATTCCTCATTCTTAGCAATACAGGTCACCTGGACAGAACCATCAGCGCTCTGGCGGGTTCGATCCATCAGCACCTCCACGGTCACCAACTTGGTGTAGGGATTTTTCCCGGGCGGCTCACCGGCCACCCAGTAGTCAGGGCTGTTGTGGAGGACATTGAGCTGGCAGCGCTCCAGAATGGCCCGGATCGACTCGCTCAACTGTTCGGCTGAGCCCACAAGTTGGGTCACGCAAGAATATCGAGCCATAAGAGAAGCAAGTCACCAAGGCCATCCTACCACCAACTTTTCGGATTCTGGCTTGGTCTGCTGTTGGTCAAAGATCGCAGGACAAAATTGCGCTCAAGGGTAACTCACATCGACCCTGCCAGACCTGTCGGGCATCGGCCAACTACGCTACAACATAGGCAACGCCTTCTCCAGGTTTCCACATGCTCCTCCCTTAGGAGACGGGTTATGGTTATGGTTTCGTCTTTGGGCCGTTCACTTCCTCTACTCCTACTGGGATCCCTGACCTGGATGGTGGCTGTTCAGGCGCAACCCTTTCAGGCCGGGGATCTGGATGGGGATGGCCGCTTGACCGTGCAGGATCTGAACCTGTTGGGGGCCTATTTGCGCGGAGAACGGGGCTTAACAGACGACCAGATCCGAGCTGCTGATGTCAATCAAGATGGCCGCATCACAGAAGCCGATTGGCAGGTGTTGCAGCAGCGGATTCAGGTGGCGACGGATGCTCGCACGGGCCACGTGCAATTGGACTCTGCCTATTCCGGTCAGGTGGTGGATCGGCTAACGGGTCAACCCTTGGCAGGGGTAGAAGTCGCCATTCCCGGAGCTGGCATTTCGGTGCGAACGGATGCTCAGGGGCGTTTCCGCTTGCCTGGGGCAGTGCCTGCTGAAGAAATTTTGGTGGCCCGCCTGGAAAATTACTTGCCCTACTCCCAAAGTACCGGCGGCGGCCAAGCCAGTGGAGATCAACCTTTGCAGGTGCAGTTGGAGCGCTGGGATCCGAACACCACTTTTGTCTTGGAGTCCAACGTCATTCGTCTTGGGGACAACCAATATTCGCCGGAATCTGCCGCCGCCGGACAATTTTTGGCCCCAGCCCAAGGGGTGGATCTCACCCGTTCCTTTACGCTGCAGCAAATGCCCCCACGCCCGCCCATCCTACGGATTGGCTCGTTGATCGGGCTGGATACTGCCGAAGCCTATCGAGCTGGTCAATCGCGGATCCCTAGCGCCGATATGTCGCCGATGCAGGTGATCCTGAACGGAGTAGAGGTGGATCAGATTCGCTTAGGCGGGGATAACCTACGCATTTCCCTGCCTCTCAACCACCTACGCCTTGGCCTGAACACGGTTACCCTTCGCACCGGCAAAACGGTGATTCACCCCAATATAGCCACCCGCGGCCCGCAGGTACCGATCAGCATTCCCTTGCTGGGGGGATCCCTGCAAATCTCTGTACCCGTGGGGGGTAGCGCAGGCGGGAGGTTAGGGGGAGCTTGGGTGGACTATGACGATGTGCAGTTGGCCAATGTAACGATTGAGATTCCCAATTGAGGGGCCAGAGGTGCTCTCAGTTTCCGTGACCCACCCCAAAAGATAGGGATCCCCGATAGATGTGTAGGGATCCCTGGCTCAACTTTCAGGAAAAAGCTTATTTTACAGTTAGCTGGCGCAAGTGAGTATCGAAATACTCCAGGCTAATCCCGCTCAATGTAGAGAAAGAGAACCGCCATGCTGACAGCAGGCAACAACCAGCAGACAATCGGAATGAAAATCCAGGGGAGATAGGCGGCAGCGTAAGAACCAGTCATGAAAAGTGCTCCTGTAGAGTGTTCTAGGGTATTCGAACAACAAACTGTTAAATCATCGTTAAATCATGAGGAGATCCGCAGTCCCATCTCTACCCATTGACCAAGCCACGGAAGATGGCATTGATACCTGCAAAGTTCTCCAGCAGGAAGTAGGCTGCAAAAACTCCGCCCATACCCCCTAAGAAGAATCCTGCCGTCAAATCTCCCCAGCCCCGCGCCGTGGCCAGAGGCTCAGCCCCTGGAGTTTCCGGCTTGTTGCCAAAGCTAACGCTGCCGTAGGCCGACATACAGGCGGTCCCCAGCAGCACGATCACCATTGCTGTAACCAACCCACCCAAATTGGCAGCCTCCGGGTAGTCACGCAACGGGCCAACCACAATTTCCGGGCCAACTAAGAAGTAACCGTGAGCCAAGCCAATCTCCAACCCCCGCAACAGCGGCGACAGTCCAGGCCGGTTGATGGGGAGGTTATTGATGAACAGACGGGTTACGGGAGAATCACTAATGGGCGTAGAAAGATGCCCCTCGCAGGGATCGTCGTTAAAGGTGCGAATGTAATCCATGTCCGAAGGTCCTGCCTGGAATTTTGGGATTCATTCTACGGGGCTTAAGTTACCCTCTCGACAGCTATCACCCGGATCGTTAAAAAAGTTCATGCTCCCTTAACACAGATCCAGAATCAACTTAGGCGCGCGCTCTCATGATTGAGAGGAACCCATGCCTGAGAAAAGTCGAGGCAAAAGTGAGAAAACCCATTTTTGGCTAACAAAAAAAGACCCAACTGAACTCAGCTAGGCCAAATAGATTGAGAGTTGCAGTAAGATGAAAACCCTCAAATTTACAGGCTTGAGCCCACACCCACATACGAGCCGTAGAAGAAAAGCCCAAGCACCGTGAGCACACCCAAACCGGCGATTACCGCCACTATCCACAAAGGTATCCTTGCCTGACTGGTCATACTGACTGGCCTCCAAAAAACAGAATCAACACAAATCAACACAGATTAAACGTACAGAAGGAGCTTAAGGCTGACACTGATTGCACGTCACTCTTTTCCCCAAAGGCTGGAATGTAAACCCAGTCTCAATTGAGGAAGTAACTAGAGAACAACAGCCCAACCACAAACACCAACAACAACCCCAAATACAGGGAAGTACGGTTCAGTTCAACAGGTTGGGAATTGGGATTTCTTTCAGGTTGGTCGGCCATAGGGTTCACCGTTGAATAAACTGCATCGCAGCAATGGCTCCCAAGAAGAAAACCGTTGGGATGGCCAGGGTATGCACCGCCAGCCAGCGGACGGTGAACACAGGGTAAAAGACGGGTTCGTCAGAGTTAACTGCCATAGTCGGATCCTGCCCAAAGCAACAAAACGAAACAAAACAGATTTACAAATCGCAGCAAAACTCCAAGTCAAGCAGGTTTGCTAGAGCCCATTCCTACTGACCTAGCTTCTCCAGCTGATCTAGAGCCTGAAAACGGTCGCTCACAATCGGCAACTCTTGCCGCTCTGCCGTGAAATACTCATTGGGGCGGGGAGTGCCGAAAACATCATAGGCCAAGCCGGTACTCACAAAAAGCCAGCCCGCCAAAAACAAAGCAGGAATAGTGAGAGTGTGGATAACCCAGTAGCGGACACTGGTGATAATGTCGGCAAAAGGCCGCTCTCCGGTGCTGCCAGACATGAACTTCTCCTCCGTTAGGTGCTGCGGTGATGACAAAAGTGCTTTCTGAATATACACAATGATAAGGATCCCGATGCACAACTACAAGTTACAAGAAGATTTCTCAGGAGATTTTGTCGCCAAACCGGATCCTGCCTCAGATAAGTAAAATTTCCTAATCATTACTGGGCCTAACTGAGAGAGATCCCCGCGGCGAGCTCATCCATCTGAGTCTTGTCAGAAACACAGTGCCAAAGTGCGCAATTCTAACGGCTATCCAGTCCTTGGGGATGCATCGGGCGTTTGAGATAAGCTGGCCCTGAGCGGATGTTATTGGAACAGGAGTTGCAGCTATGCGGTGCTCATGGCCCTTGGCACTAGGCTTGTGTTGGACGCTGGGCTGGTCAAGTGTCAGCCTGCCGGTTTGGGCACAGGAGGTGGGGCAGGAGTCATCGCTAGCTTGGGTGGATGCCTATGCGGCTGCACTAGAGCGACAAACCGATGTAGTGATTACAGGGGATCCCTTATCGGCAACCCTGACCCGTCTGGAATTGGCCCAGTGGCTGACGGAGTTCTTTGGCTATGTGCCCAATCCGAACCAAGTGCAGGTGATCAGCGATCTGGAGCCGAATACCCCCGACTACTGGACCGCTCAAGCCGTTCTACAGGCGGGAGCCATGCGCCTGTACGAGGGAGGTCAGTTTCGCCCCGAAGGGGATCTCACCCGACTAGAAGCTTTGGCCATTTTGGTGCGTGCCCTGCAACTGCCTGCCCCCAGTCAAGCAGACATGGATACCTGGATGGCTCTTTACACCGATGCAGCAGACGTGCCAGAGGTGG contains:
- a CDS encoding photosystem II reaction center protein L, whose translation is MADQPERNPNSQPVELNRTSLYLGLLLVFVVGLLFSSYFLN
- a CDS encoding dockerin type I domain-containing protein translates to MVMVSSLGRSLPLLLLGSLTWMVAVQAQPFQAGDLDGDGRLTVQDLNLLGAYLRGERGLTDDQIRAADVNQDGRITEADWQVLQQRIQVATDARTGHVQLDSAYSGQVVDRLTGQPLAGVEVAIPGAGISVRTDAQGRFRLPGAVPAEEILVARLENYLPYSQSTGGGQASGDQPLQVQLERWDPNTTFVLESNVIRLGDNQYSPESAAAGQFLAPAQGVDLTRSFTLQQMPPRPPILRIGSLIGLDTAEAYRAGQSRIPSADMSPMQVILNGVEVDQIRLGGDNLRISLPLNHLRLGLNTVTLRTGKTVIHPNIATRGPQVPISIPLLGGSLQISVPVGGSAGGRLGGAWVDYDDVQLANVTIEIPN
- a CDS encoding photosystem II reaction center protein J → MTSQARIPLWIVAVIAGLGVLTVLGLFFYGSYVGVGSSL
- the rpmB gene encoding 50S ribosomal protein L28; the encoded protein is MARRCQLTDKKRNNAFSISHSHRRTKRLQEVNLQWKRIWWEEGNRFVRLRLSTKALKTLKAKGIGAMAREAGINLNQF
- the psbF gene encoding cytochrome b559 subunit beta; amino-acid sequence: MAVNSDEPVFYPVFTVRWLAVHTLAIPTVFFLGAIAAMQFIQR
- a CDS encoding photosystem I reaction center subunit VIII, whose amino-acid sequence is MTGSYAAAYLPWIFIPIVCWLLPAVSMAVLFLYIERD
- a CDS encoding photosystem I reaction center protein subunit XI codes for the protein MDYIRTFNDDPCEGHLSTPISDSPVTRLFINNLPINRPGLSPLLRGLEIGLAHGYFLVGPEIVVGPLRDYPEAANLGGLVTAMVIVLLGTACMSAYGSVSFGNKPETPGAEPLATARGWGDLTAGFFLGGMGGVFAAYFLLENFAGINAIFRGLVNG
- the psbE gene encoding cytochrome b559 subunit alpha, whose product is MSGSTGERPFADIITSVRYWVIHTLTIPALFLAGWLFVSTGLAYDVFGTPRPNEYFTAERQELPIVSDRFQALDQLEKLGQ